The following coding sequences are from one Massilia sp. H6 window:
- a CDS encoding four-helix bundle copper-binding protein, which yields MHQQYESCIEACNDCANACDMCAAACLQEDDVKMMARCIALDIDCAQLCRLAAAMMARGSEAAKLVCEACASLCDLCAEECGKHQMQHCQECAAACRKCAAECRQMASA from the coding sequence ATGCATCAACAGTACGAGAGCTGTATCGAAGCTTGCAACGATTGCGCTAACGCGTGCGACATGTGTGCGGCAGCGTGTCTGCAGGAGGATGACGTAAAGATGATGGCGCGCTGTATCGCCCTGGACATCGATTGCGCGCAGCTGTGCCGGTTGGCTGCGGCAATGATGGCGAGGGGTAGCGAAGCGGCAAAGCTTGTCTGCGAAGCATGCGCTTCGCTTTGTGACCTGTGTGCGGAAGAGTGCGGCAAGCATCAGATGCAGCATTGCCAGGAATGCGCTGCGGCATGCCGCAAGTGTGCCGCCGAGTGCCGTCAAATGGCATCTGCTTGA